In Arthrobacter citreus, a single genomic region encodes these proteins:
- a CDS encoding iron chaperone, translated as MEVFAKYLAGIDNPDHRERTTEVLEWIAGKFPNLESQIKWNTPMFSDHGTFIIGLSTSKQHMSVSPEEEGILHFANDISKAGYSATKGLFRIPWKDAVNYELLEKMIEFNIQEKAGLTTFWRK; from the coding sequence ATGGAAGTTTTTGCAAAGTATTTAGCAGGTATTGATAACCCAGATCACCGAGAACGAACAACTGAAGTTTTGGAGTGGATTGCAGGTAAGTTCCCAAATCTAGAATCGCAAATCAAGTGGAATACACCTATGTTTTCTGATCACGGCACATTTATTATCGGTTTATCTACCTCCAAGCAACATATGAGTGTTTCACCAGAAGAAGAGGGCATTTTACATTTTGCCAATGATATTTCAAAAGCTGGTTACAGCGCTACTAAAGGCTTGTTTCGGATACCTTGGAAAGATGCAGTCAATTATGAGTTACTTGAGAAAATGATTGAATTCAATATTCAAGAAAAAGCAGGATTAACTACTTTTTGGCGGAAATAA
- a CDS encoding DUF4190 domain-containing protein: MGKTNSKSISSLTLGVLSIIIPIIGFILGIIGLFISKKSITEIKYSNEKGKGLAVSGRVCSIVGICIQIVFILILILGIVAFNSMSDTMTF; this comes from the coding sequence ATGGGAAAAACAAATAGTAAATCTATTTCTTCACTAACATTAGGCGTTTTATCGATAATAATTCCGATCATTGGCTTTATACTTGGAATTATTGGTCTTTTTATTTCTAAAAAAAGTATAACTGAAATTAAATATTCAAACGAAAAGGGAAAAGGTTTAGCTGTCTCAGGTAGAGTTTGCAGTATTGTTGGAATATGTATTCAAATAGTTTTTATTTTAATCTTAATTTTAGGTATAGTCGCTTTCAATTCAATGAGTGATACCATGACGTTCTAA
- a CDS encoding diphthine--ammonia ligase — protein sequence MVEKINWKTNAIGHKFITSFSGGKDSVLALFKAMKVGDAVGLIVMLEEEGKRSRSHGMPPELVHEQAKSIGLPIYNGVASWSDYEKVFIQLLEDAKNLGAEVLVTGDLDMPTQDCWHDIITKKVGLKLGMPLWGMNHREAVEEFINLGFITIVVTVNLKLGMREEDLGRTVTHEFIRELEARGIDPCGESGEFHTTVIDGPIFKYPIQVRKCEINKDEEYAYLPLELV from the coding sequence ATGGTTGAAAAAATAAATTGGAAAACTAATGCTATTGGGCACAAATTTATAACATCGTTTAGTGGTGGAAAGGATAGTGTTCTCGCTTTATTTAAAGCTATGAAAGTTGGAGATGCAGTCGGTTTAATCGTCATGCTTGAAGAAGAAGGAAAACGTTCTAGGTCTCATGGAATGCCTCCTGAACTTGTACATGAACAAGCTAAGTCAATTGGTTTACCGATTTATAACGGAGTAGCAAGCTGGAGTGATTACGAAAAAGTATTTATCCAACTACTAGAAGATGCTAAAAATCTTGGGGCAGAAGTATTAGTTACAGGGGACTTGGATATGCCAACTCAAGATTGTTGGCACGACATAATCACAAAGAAAGTTGGCTTAAAGCTTGGGATGCCATTATGGGGAATGAATCATCGTGAAGCTGTCGAAGAGTTTATAAATTTAGGCTTTATTACGATTGTTGTAACCGTTAATTTAAAGTTAGGAATGAGAGAAGAAGATTTAGGGCGTACAGTAACACATGAATTTATAAGGGAACTTGAAGCTCGTGGTATTGACCCATGCGGTGAAAGTGGAGAATTCCACACGACGGTGATAGACGGGCCTATTTTTAAATACCCCATCCAGGTCAGAAAATGTGAGATTAATAAAGACGAAGAATATGCGTATTTGCCTTTGGAGCTTGTATAA
- a CDS encoding GNAT family N-acetyltransferase, with the protein MHIDQELRIRPINEEDLYTLWTLTFKENAPEWKKWDAPYYEHKSMTFEEYLTTKDRIVNQDSMWIIEVEGKIIGIVSYYWEHKPSNWLEMGIGIYDPQYWSGGYGTRALKLWIDQLFNTLPLVRVGYTTWSGNCRMIKVGEKLGMTMEARLRKCRYYDGHYYDSIRMGLLREEWEDFKKDKIIELDRRV; encoded by the coding sequence TTGCATATCGATCAAGAATTACGAATAAGACCAATAAATGAAGAAGACTTATATACACTTTGGACTTTAACTTTCAAAGAAAACGCTCCGGAATGGAAAAAGTGGGATGCACCATATTATGAGCATAAATCTATGACTTTTGAAGAATATTTAACTACAAAGGATCGGATTGTAAATCAAGATTCGATGTGGATTATAGAGGTGGAAGGAAAAATAATAGGAATTGTTAGTTATTACTGGGAACATAAACCTTCTAATTGGCTCGAAATGGGAATTGGGATATATGACCCACAATACTGGAGCGGTGGGTATGGTACTAGAGCATTAAAACTTTGGATAGACCAATTATTCAATACTTTACCATTGGTGCGTGTAGGTTATACTACTTGGTCAGGAAATTGTCGAATGATCAAAGTTGGTGAAAAATTGGGTATGACTATGGAAGCGAGATTGAGAAAATGTCGTTACTATGACGGACATTATTATGATTCTATTCGTATGGGGTTATTAAGAGAAGAATGGGAAGATTTTAAAAAAGATAAGATCATCGAGTTGGATAGACGGGTTTAA
- a CDS encoding dihydrofolate reductase, with protein sequence MENKRNIILYVGTSIDGYIANPDGTLEWLETTEVEGDSGYNTLLERIDTVVMGKGTYDVVRGFDMDYPYSTYKNYVFSKSTTGSDEYATFIDEDIKTFVENLKQAQGKDIWLVGGGNLARDFFKENLIDEFQIAIAPIVLGKGISLYSGDDITQSYKLTKVEKLGQLAMLHYVKK encoded by the coding sequence TTGGAAAATAAACGTAATATTATCTTATATGTAGGTACTTCAATTGATGGTTATATCGCAAATCCTGATGGCACTTTAGAATGGCTAGAAACAACAGAAGTAGAAGGAGATTCTGGTTACAATACTCTATTAGAAAGAATTGACACTGTAGTAATGGGAAAAGGAACATACGATGTTGTTCGTGGATTTGACATGGATTATCCATATAGCACATATAAAAATTATGTATTCTCAAAATCTACAACTGGATCAGATGAATATGCTACTTTTATTGATGAAGATATTAAAACTTTCGTAGAAAATTTAAAACAAGCACAGGGTAAAGACATTTGGTTAGTTGGTGGAGGAAACTTAGCACGAGATTTTTTTAAAGAAAATTTAATTGATGAATTTCAAATAGCTATTGCACCAATAGTTTTAGGGAAGGGTATCTCCCTTTATAGCGGGGATGATATTACGCAGAGCTACAAATTAACGAAAGTAGAAAAATTAGGTCAACTTGCAATGCTTCATTATGTTAAGAAATGA
- a CDS encoding metallophosphoesterase family protein, which produces MTKIAIISDIHGNKTALEAVLKDIRLRGIERIFCLGDIIGKGPQGSACIELIQKNCEQVVRGNWDVFIQAPSDNDFIQWFKERLTENDYQYLNSLPFNIDLELNGQLIRFFHASPRSEFERILPFHPIEKRLSMFENSEITNSNVNDQSPDIVFYGDIHTTFLETFKNGILCNVGSVGNSLDLTTASYAIIDGTYSTNSIQFVRVEYDQEAEIEIAKELDLPYLDKYYDEIMFGKYRNS; this is translated from the coding sequence ATGACAAAAATTGCAATTATTTCAGATATTCATGGAAATAAAACAGCATTAGAAGCAGTTTTAAAGGACATTCGATTAAGGGGAATCGAACGAATTTTTTGCTTAGGTGATATAATTGGAAAAGGTCCTCAAGGTTCAGCCTGTATTGAGCTTATTCAAAAGAATTGTGAACAAGTAGTTCGTGGAAATTGGGATGTATTTATTCAGGCACCTTCTGATAATGATTTTATACAGTGGTTCAAAGAGAGATTAACAGAAAATGATTACCAATATCTTAATTCGTTACCGTTTAATATAGATCTTGAATTAAATGGACAATTAATAAGATTTTTCCATGCCTCACCAAGAAGTGAATTCGAACGAATCTTACCATTTCATCCAATTGAAAAACGATTATCTATGTTTGAAAATAGTGAAATAACAAATTCAAATGTAAATGATCAATCACCTGATATCGTCTTTTATGGAGATATACATACAACATTCCTAGAAACTTTTAAAAACGGTATTTTATGTAATGTTGGAAGTGTCGGAAATTCACTAGATTTAACAACAGCTTCATATGCAATCATAGATGGAACATACTCAACAAATTCAATCCAATTTGTAAGAGTAGAATACGATCAAGAAGCTGAAATAGAGATTGCAAAAGAGTTGGATTTACCTTATTTAGATAAATATTATGATGAAATTATGTTTGGAAAATATAGAAATTCATAA
- a CDS encoding GNAT family N-acetyltransferase → MYQYFNGFVIREGNEGIPVDDVEALFEDAGWVRNTPLWQKEKFTLIFKNSSWAFTVWDQNKVIGMVRVISDQVMVANILDLVVLSEYQGKGIGTKLIELCVQKLPHGDWFAHTSSNNFDFYRKCGFDVKDLSQNGTCVYYGYKQARIDGHRK, encoded by the coding sequence ATGTATCAATATTTCAATGGATTCGTCATAAGGGAAGGTAATGAAGGCATTCCTGTTGACGATGTTGAAGCACTTTTTGAAGACGCTGGGTGGGTTAGAAACACTCCATTATGGCAAAAGGAAAAATTTACATTAATTTTTAAAAACTCTTCTTGGGCATTTACTGTATGGGATCAGAACAAAGTGATTGGGATGGTAAGAGTCATTTCAGATCAAGTAATGGTTGCTAATATATTGGATTTGGTAGTTTTATCGGAGTATCAAGGCAAAGGGATCGGGACAAAACTAATTGAACTTTGCGTTCAAAAGCTCCCGCACGGTGATTGGTTTGCTCATACTTCTTCTAATAATTTTGATTTCTATCGAAAATGCGGTTTTGATGTAAAAGACTTATCTCAAAATGGCACTTGTGTATATTATGGCTATAAGCAGGCACGCATTGATGGACACCGTAAGTAA
- a CDS encoding sensor histidine kinase produces the protein MSFFQYIKDKRYFFILYGVMMIFVSIMMMISTESNDMINNLLYTNLVCLFFVAVYILLGYFRQKAFYKKIVELTEQEKEELILALPKPQTINQTVYHEVLKKLHNEHTLQIQRLLIEKLEHQEFVLSWIHEVKLPIAASKLIMEHSTGKSLDELVDKLEDELNKIDYYVEQALYYSRIDSFSKDYFITEINLNQIIKSSVKKYAKLFINKEIGLSIANEAQFVQSDPKWLSFITDQIVSNSLKYTNDKGTISFYYEDDQKEKRLIIEDTGVGIPPQDLNRVFEKGFTGNNGRTQIKSTGMGLYLAKQLAIKLGHNLSIQSEEGLFTKVIIHFPKVRNYYQLQ, from the coding sequence ATGAGTTTCTTTCAATATATAAAAGATAAGCGTTATTTCTTTATCTTATATGGTGTAATGATGATTTTTGTTTCAATTATGATGATGATTAGCACGGAATCAAATGATATGATCAATAACTTATTGTATACAAATTTAGTTTGTCTATTTTTTGTCGCAGTTTATATTTTATTAGGATATTTTCGTCAAAAGGCTTTTTATAAGAAAATTGTTGAGCTTACCGAACAAGAAAAAGAAGAATTAATACTGGCTTTACCAAAACCACAAACAATCAATCAAACTGTATATCATGAAGTGCTAAAAAAGCTACATAACGAGCATACTTTGCAAATTCAACGATTACTGATTGAAAAACTAGAGCACCAAGAATTCGTTTTATCTTGGATTCATGAAGTAAAGCTTCCTATTGCTGCTAGTAAATTAATAATGGAACATAGTACGGGAAAATCATTGGATGAACTGGTGGACAAACTTGAGGATGAATTAAACAAAATCGATTATTATGTGGAACAAGCTCTTTATTATTCACGAATTGATTCATTTTCTAAAGATTATTTCATTACGGAAATTAATTTAAATCAAATCATAAAAAGTAGCGTCAAAAAATATGCTAAATTATTTATTAATAAGGAAATTGGATTGAGTATTGCTAATGAAGCACAATTTGTACAGAGTGACCCAAAGTGGCTTTCTTTTATAACTGATCAAATAGTTTCTAATTCATTAAAATATACGAATGATAAAGGAACCATTTCTTTTTATTATGAAGACGATCAAAAAGAAAAGAGGCTAATCATTGAAGATACAGGCGTTGGTATACCGCCACAGGACCTAAACCGTGTATTCGAAAAGGGCTTTACTGGGAATAATGGAAGAACTCAGATTAAGTCTACTGGAATGGGACTCTATCTTGCTAAACAATTAGCCATTAAGTTAGGGCATAATCTTTCTATTCAATCAGAAGAAGGATTATTTACGAAAGTAATTATTCATTTTCCTAAGGTCAGAAACTATTATCAACTTCAGTAA
- a CDS encoding response regulator transcription factor codes for MKIMIVEDEQTIRDLVGETIEKWGLQSIKVENFNDVLKIYLMEQPNLILMDINLPAFDGFYWCTKIREVSKVPIIFISSRNTPVDMVMAMNMGGDDFIQKPFYTEVLMAKVNALLRRTYSYSAVPSQMIEHNGVILNQNEGNIIYDDQKVELTKTELVIFYLLMRHNGEIVSRKKMMRSLWEDESFVDDNTLTVNITRLRKKLAEIGKDDFITTKKGQGYLIP; via the coding sequence ATGAAGATTATGATTGTTGAAGATGAACAAACAATTCGAGATTTGGTAGGAGAAACGATTGAGAAGTGGGGTTTGCAATCAATCAAAGTCGAAAATTTTAATGATGTATTAAAAATCTATTTGATGGAGCAGCCTAATTTAATTCTTATGGATATTAACTTACCTGCATTTGATGGATTTTATTGGTGCACGAAAATAAGAGAAGTATCCAAAGTTCCAATTATATTTATTTCCTCACGTAATACACCAGTAGACATGGTAATGGCGATGAACATGGGCGGAGATGACTTTATTCAGAAGCCTTTTTACACTGAAGTTTTAATGGCAAAAGTGAACGCATTACTTCGAAGAACATATTCCTATTCAGCAGTGCCCAGTCAAATGATTGAACATAATGGAGTTATTCTTAATCAAAATGAAGGTAATATAATCTATGATGATCAAAAAGTAGAGCTTACAAAAACGGAGTTAGTCATCTTTTATCTCCTAATGAGACATAATGGGGAAATTGTGAGTCGTAAAAAAATGATGCGTAGCCTTTGGGAAGATGAAAGCTTTGTTGATGATAATACGTTAACAGTAAATATCACCCGATTACGTAAAAAATTAGCCGAAATAGGCAAGGATGATTTTATAACTACGAAAAAAGGGCAGGGGTATTTGATACCATGA
- a CDS encoding ABC transporter ATP-binding protein: MKKIVEANQIKKIYRSKGSIFTALDGIDLTVHKGEFVGIMGPSGAGKSTLLNILATIDQPTSGEIAIDENRVIKMKEEELSTFRRDKLGFLFQEYNLLDTLTVKENIILPLALAKVELNELEQRVNELADQFGILPILDKYPYQISGGQQQRTAASRAMIAKPSLLLADEPTGALDSKSATDLLGILKDLNEQEHATILMVTHDAFAASYCKRVLFIKDGKIFTELAKGNETRKEFFSKVLDVLSVLGGGTNDII; this comes from the coding sequence TTGAAAAAAATTGTTGAAGCAAACCAAATAAAAAAAATTTATCGATCGAAAGGTTCTATTTTCACTGCATTGGATGGAATTGATTTAACTGTTCACAAAGGGGAATTTGTTGGTATTATGGGACCTTCAGGTGCAGGTAAATCCACTTTATTAAATATATTAGCAACAATTGATCAGCCAACATCTGGTGAAATTGCCATTGACGAAAATCGTGTCATCAAAATGAAAGAGGAAGAATTATCCACATTCCGTCGAGATAAGTTAGGATTTTTATTTCAAGAATACAATCTTTTAGATACATTAACAGTAAAAGAAAATATTATACTTCCACTCGCTTTAGCAAAAGTAGAACTGAATGAGCTAGAACAAAGAGTGAACGAACTAGCTGATCAATTTGGCATTCTGCCAATCCTAGATAAATATCCTTACCAAATCTCCGGTGGGCAACAACAACGTACTGCCGCTTCTCGTGCAATGATTGCTAAGCCAAGTCTACTTTTAGCCGATGAACCAACTGGTGCTCTTGATTCAAAATCAGCTACTGATTTACTTGGAATTTTAAAGGACTTAAATGAACAAGAACATGCTACGATCCTTATGGTTACCCATGATGCTTTTGCAGCAAGTTATTGTAAAAGGGTGCTCTTTATTAAAGATGGAAAGATATTTACAGAGCTTGCGAAAGGAAATGAAACTCGCAAAGAATTCTTTTCAAAAGTACTAGATGTTCTATCAGTATTAGGTGGTGGAACGAATGACATTATTTAA
- a CDS encoding ABC transporter permease, whose translation MTLFNLVKKNVIGNFKNYLLYFLSILFSVVIYYTFVSLQYSSEIQANVESSDVLSSVFTQASIILILFVAVFILYSNSFFTKKRKKEIGLYSLIGVRKKTIGKMLFYENLIMGVIAICAGILVGTLLSKFFSMLLLKLMGIVVDVGMTFSFKAIMNTIVVFLFIILFTSIQGFRLIYRFQLIELFKAEKVGEQAPKASIISTVCGIGLLIISYWLLLGPTTSNETKYLIILTIITINLILGTYLLFRSVVLYLLQLSQKNKAQYYKGMNLISITQLLYRIKGNARTLSIIAILSAITISVLSTAYTNYYLFEKSVKKSVPFSYQYLSQGDTFNQKVAKLIKDDKKHPIQSELDITIIQLKSNFKTPGNYLTDPTKIISESTFNHVSSALNRNDHINLSNEDAAVIKPMYAATIHTPSDYKGKMISFNLPKGKINLTFVDMKEGRILRWNYPDFYVIVSDHTFEQLAKQVKPLIYKVYKVKNEKNTKETSEKLLKLTGAKDAQIITSYKEYKNGLQSAGMDLFLLGFIGLVFLVATGSIIYFKQLTDAYADQVRYKILRKIGVSKKEVKNSIVKQSIFVFGLPLVVGICHSIVILRALATLYGSTENPVIIPILTSVMAYLVIYLGYFILTVRTSNQIANK comes from the coding sequence ATGACATTATTTAATTTAGTAAAGAAAAACGTAATTGGAAATTTTAAAAACTACTTACTATATTTTTTATCAATCCTGTTTAGTGTGGTCATATACTACACATTCGTTTCGTTGCAATACAGTTCAGAAATTCAAGCTAATGTTGAATCCTCAGATGTATTAAGTAGTGTTTTTACACAAGCTTCGATTATTTTAATTTTATTTGTAGCAGTTTTCATTTTGTACTCTAATTCTTTTTTTACTAAAAAGAGAAAAAAAGAAATCGGATTATATTCATTAATCGGTGTCCGAAAGAAAACGATTGGAAAAATGCTTTTTTACGAAAATCTAATAATGGGTGTTATTGCGATCTGTGCTGGGATCCTAGTAGGGACACTTTTATCAAAGTTTTTTTCGATGCTATTGTTGAAGCTGATGGGCATAGTAGTAGACGTAGGGATGACCTTTTCGTTTAAAGCGATTATGAATACAATAGTAGTCTTTTTATTCATTATTTTATTTACTTCAATTCAAGGATTTCGATTAATTTATCGCTTTCAATTAATCGAATTATTCAAAGCTGAAAAAGTAGGTGAACAAGCTCCAAAAGCTTCAATCATTTCAACAGTATGTGGAATTGGATTACTTATTATCAGTTATTGGCTCTTATTAGGTCCAACAACCTCAAATGAAACTAAATATTTAATCATTCTTACCATTATTACAATTAACCTAATTTTAGGCACTTATTTATTATTTCGTTCAGTCGTACTTTATTTATTGCAACTAAGTCAAAAAAATAAAGCACAATATTACAAAGGGATGAATTTGATCAGTATTACTCAATTATTATATCGGATCAAAGGGAATGCACGTACACTTTCAATTATTGCAATCTTAAGTGCGATAACAATTAGTGTACTTAGCACAGCATATACAAATTACTATCTATTTGAAAAAAGTGTCAAAAAGTCTGTTCCTTTTAGTTATCAGTATCTTTCACAAGGAGATACTTTTAATCAAAAGGTAGCCAAACTAATTAAGGATGACAAAAAACATCCAATACAATCCGAGTTGGACATTACCATTATTCAGTTAAAATCTAACTTTAAAACGCCTGGGAATTATTTAACCGATCCAACTAAAATTATTTCAGAAAGTACGTTTAATCATGTTTCTAGCGCATTAAATAGAAATGATCATATTAATCTTTCTAATGAAGATGCTGCAGTTATTAAACCAATGTATGCAGCTACAATTCATACTCCTTCTGATTACAAAGGGAAAATGATTTCTTTCAATTTGCCTAAAGGAAAGATTAATCTTACATTTGTAGATATGAAAGAAGGTAGAATTTTACGTTGGAATTACCCCGATTTTTATGTGATTGTAAGCGATCATACTTTTGAACAGCTTGCTAAACAGGTTAAGCCACTAATCTATAAAGTTTATAAAGTCAAAAATGAGAAAAACACAAAAGAAACTTCTGAAAAGTTATTGAAACTTACTGGTGCAAAAGATGCGCAAATAATTACCAGTTATAAAGAGTATAAGAATGGTTTACAAAGTGCAGGAATGGATTTATTTTTATTAGGATTCATCGGGCTTGTATTTTTAGTAGCTACTGGGAGTATCATTTACTTTAAACAACTGACTGACGCATATGCCGACCAAGTGCGCTATAAAATTTTACGTAAAATTGGCGTAAGTAAGAAAGAGGTAAAGAACTCCATCGTTAAACAATCAATTTTTGTATTTGGATTACCTTTAGTTGTTGGGATTTGTCATAGTATCGTAATATTAAGAGCATTAGCTACTTTGTATGGTTCTACTGAAAATCCAGTCATCATTCCGATTCTTACTTCAGTCATGGCTTATTTAGTAATTTATCTAGGCTATTTTATTTTAACAGTCCGTACTTCAAATCAGATTGCTAATAAATAA
- a CDS encoding alkaline phosphatase, with amino-acid sequence MGKKKTFISAALSFAAVSTLGLNHFVDAKANSNSASNHHGKAKNVIVFVGDGMGAAHREAIRLATVGQKGQLAMDDMPYTGLVHTSSTSVITDSAAAATAMASGVKTYNGAIGVDENKKSVKTVLEMAKNAGKSTGLVTTSQITDATPAAFGAHVTDRSKQSDIAKQYLENSKVDVLLGGGEDFWYPAGNAGKYEDHPAKDTTEQSKGTQGNLVDEAKNLGYNYVTNSKELNNAKSGKLLGLFANEEMFEQRQEGEGDLYEPVVSLPNMTQKAIDTLSKNKNGFFLMVEEEGTDEMSHENNAEKMIKAGQELDKSVSIAKEYAKKHPDTLVLVVADHECGGLTIEDVDSKDESGDGISKEDGPFKVANSSNQFMIDWTTSGHGGVTVPLTAIGAGAETLSGTYENTHIYEVLKKVMGLKK; translated from the coding sequence ATGGGAAAAAAGAAAACATTTATTAGTGCCGCTTTATCATTTGCCGCTGTTTCAACACTTGGTTTAAATCATTTTGTCGATGCAAAAGCAAACTCTAATTCTGCAAGTAATCATCATGGTAAGGCAAAGAATGTGATTGTTTTTGTTGGGGATGGAATGGGCGCAGCACATCGCGAAGCAATTAGGCTTGCAACTGTAGGACAAAAAGGTCAACTAGCGATGGATGACATGCCTTATACTGGGCTTGTACATACGAGTTCAACTTCAGTTATCACTGATTCTGCAGCTGCTGCAACTGCAATGGCTTCAGGAGTGAAAACTTATAATGGAGCAATTGGTGTTGATGAAAACAAAAAATCAGTAAAAACAGTATTAGAAATGGCAAAAAATGCAGGTAAATCAACTGGATTAGTAACAACAAGCCAAATTACTGATGCGACTCCAGCTGCTTTCGGTGCCCACGTTACTGATCGATCGAAACAAAGTGATATTGCTAAGCAGTATCTCGAAAATAGCAAAGTAGATGTTCTATTAGGTGGTGGGGAAGATTTTTGGTATCCTGCTGGAAATGCTGGGAAATACGAAGATCATCCAGCAAAAGACACAACTGAACAGAGTAAAGGAACACAAGGGAATCTTGTTGACGAGGCTAAAAATCTTGGTTATAACTATGTGACAAATTCAAAAGAACTAAATAATGCAAAAAGCGGTAAGCTGTTAGGACTTTTTGCAAACGAAGAAATGTTTGAACAACGTCAAGAAGGTGAAGGGGATCTTTACGAACCAGTTGTATCTCTACCAAACATGACTCAAAAAGCCATTGATACCCTTTCAAAGAATAAAAATGGTTTCTTCTTAATGGTTGAAGAAGAAGGAACTGATGAAATGTCTCATGAAAATAATGCGGAAAAAATGATTAAAGCTGGTCAAGAACTAGATAAATCAGTTTCAATCGCAAAAGAGTATGCAAAAAAACACCCTGATACTCTAGTTCTAGTTGTAGCAGATCATGAGTGTGGTGGATTAACGATTGAAGATGTTGACAGCAAAGATGAGTCTGGTGATGGAATTTCAAAAGAAGACGGTCCATTTAAAGTAGCAAATAGTAGCAATCAATTTATGATTGATTGGACAACAAGTGGACATGGTGGTGTAACGGTTCCTTTAACAGCAATAGGTGCTGGAGCAGAAACTTTGTCAGGAACATACGAAAACACTCATATCTATGAGGTTCTTAAAAAAGTAATGGGTCTGAAAAAATAA
- a CDS encoding MFS transporter → MRLNRGSSLFKSRNFLMYWLSYLFSALGDAIYYFLVPWMIKELTGSGIMMGTFLLVVGIPRIVFMLIGGVIVDRFDGRKVMILSDIIRSILILFMVILLILHSISMAYILILGFIFGTVDAFYWPAVTSIRQRVIEDSKNVQSNSLFAGTWQITALIGPIIGAYLYQFDKGKTCFIFICITFAVSALTLIKLKLKLIKNVFKPAKQSTLKGELIFGLKFILHNRLVLTLIITMLFANASFRMLFVGLPFLVQSFGANENEFGLMQSMLGEGGIIMSLILAFVIIIKNPSLKLIMIAVSLQGLGLLLLGFVTNMWEAIIVMGLIGIASAFVSTIVPTVFQKVIPVEVMGRVSSVNMIVAQGIVPIAQALGGWFIEVRSPSALFITAGLVETLTGIIALMIPTAVVLNSRNKKHTA, encoded by the coding sequence ATGAGATTAAATAGGGGTTCTAGTCTTTTTAAGAGTCGAAATTTTTTGATGTATTGGTTAAGTTATTTATTTTCTGCATTAGGTGACGCAATTTACTATTTTCTAGTTCCTTGGATGATAAAGGAACTAACAGGTTCTGGTATTATGATGGGGACTTTTTTGCTAGTAGTAGGAATACCTAGGATTGTGTTTATGCTTATTGGTGGTGTGATTGTAGATCGCTTTGATGGAAGAAAAGTTATGATCCTATCAGATATAATTCGTTCAATATTAATTTTATTTATGGTTATCTTACTTATATTACATAGTATTAGTATGGCTTATATTTTGATTTTAGGGTTTATTTTTGGAACTGTTGACGCATTTTATTGGCCTGCAGTTACATCGATTCGACAGCGAGTAATAGAAGACAGTAAAAATGTTCAATCAAATAGTTTATTTGCCGGAACTTGGCAAATCACAGCCTTAATAGGACCAATAATCGGTGCTTATTTATATCAATTTGATAAAGGGAAAACTTGTTTTATATTTATTTGTATTACGTTCGCTGTCTCAGCATTAACTTTGATTAAGCTGAAGCTAAAGCTAATAAAGAACGTTTTCAAACCTGCTAAGCAATCTACCCTTAAAGGGGAACTTATTTTTGGATTAAAATTCATTTTACATAATCGTTTAGTTCTTACGTTAATCATTACAATGCTTTTTGCTAACGCCAGTTTTAGAATGCTATTTGTTGGATTACCTTTTTTAGTACAATCGTTCGGTGCAAATGAAAATGAGTTTGGCCTGATGCAGTCAATGCTAGGAGAAGGCGGGATCATTATGTCTCTAATTTTAGCTTTTGTAATTATAATAAAAAATCCAAGTCTTAAGCTAATTATGATAGCCGTTTCTCTTCAAGGTTTGGGGCTACTTTTATTAGGATTCGTAACAAATATGTGGGAAGCCATTATTGTTATGGGATTAATTGGTATTGCCTCTGCATTTGTAAGTACAATTGTACCTACTGTATTTCAAAAAGTTATTCCAGTAGAAGTAATGGGAAGAGTTTCGAGTGTTAATATGATTGTTGCTCAGGGAATTGTACCAATAGCACAAGCATTAGGTGGGTGGTTTATTGAGGTTAGGAGTCCAAGTGCGCTTTTTATAACTGCAGGACTCGTAGAAACTTTAACAGGCATAATAGCATTAATGATACCAACGGCTGTAGTACTTAACAGTCGAAATAAAAAACATACTGCATAA